In the Harmonia axyridis chromosome 3, icHarAxyr1.1, whole genome shotgun sequence genome, one interval contains:
- the LOC123676157 gene encoding leucine-rich repeat transmembrane neuronal protein 1-like isoform X1: protein MTNLAVLFLLCIILTTHAAEFNKSCPTLSITHKKFKEEEILDVYQYGQNIYIENCSGVVHEETFLDIPRILRFMMYNSRFTSFDWTSLFRMSYLESIDILDVRGLPVLTNNIMLGFKSLKSFSIYDTDVTFQHDAFQRMKQLEYLSISKVDVTILGNGVFNGSRLKELYWTDSGIIKIDKNCFTPLKNIQIINLSGNKIEYLEPETFSGLKNLERLYLNRNNLATIQFRHFATLHSLTYLDVSKNKIPIVDVEEVWRNIPSLRKIILDRRSLPEGSRKNSLDRLDIMLV from the exons AT gacaaACTTGGCCGTTCTATTTCTCCTTTGCATCATATTGACCACTCATGCTGCTGAATTCAACAAATCCTGCCCAACTCTTAGCATTACCCATAAGAAGTTCAAGGAAGAGGAAATATTGGATGTCTATCAATATGGGCAAAACATCTACATCGAGAACTGTTCTGGAGTTGTTCACGAAGAGACCTTCCTCGACATCCCTAGGATCCTCAGATTTATGATGTACAACAGTAGATTCACTTCTTTCGATTGGACGTCGCTTTTCCGGATGTCGTACCTGGAGTCTATTGACATCCTGGACGTAAGAGGTCTTCCGGTCCTGACCAACAATATTATGTTGGGATTCAAGAGTCTAAAATCATTTTCCATTTACGATACCGACGTTACATTTCAACATGATGCTTTCCAGAGGATGAAGCAGTTGGAGTATCTGTCTATATCTAAGGTGGATGTTACAATTTTGG GTAACGGAGTTTTTAACGGATCCAGACTGAAGGAACTCTACTGGACCGACTCTGGTATAATCAAGATTGATAAGAACTGTTTTACACCCCTCAAAAATATCCAGATCATCAATTTGAGTGGTAATAAGATAGAATACCTAGAACCTGAAACATTCTCTGGCTTGAAGAATCTGGAGAGACTTTATCTGAACAGGAACAATTTAGCGACTATTCAATTTAGGCACTTCGCTACTCTGCACAGTCTGACATATCTCGATGTCTCCAAAAATAAGATACCAATCGTAGACGTAGAGGAAGTTTGGAGGAATATACCAAGTCTTCGGAAGATTATTTTGGACAGAAGAAGCCTGCCTGAAGGGTCGAGGAAGAATTCGTTGGACAGACTGGATATTATGTTGGTCTAA
- the LOC123676157 gene encoding leucine-rich repeat transmembrane neuronal protein 1-like isoform X2, translating to MMYNSRFTSFDWTSLFRMSYLESIDILDVRGLPVLTNNIMLGFKSLKSFSIYDTDVTFQHDAFQRMKQLEYLSISKVDVTILGNGVFNGSRLKELYWTDSGIIKIDKNCFTPLKNIQIINLSGNKIEYLEPETFSGLKNLERLYLNRNNLATIQFRHFATLHSLTYLDVSKNKIPIVDVEEVWRNIPSLRKIILDRRSLPEGSRKNSLDRLDIMLV from the exons ATGATGTACAACAGTAGATTCACTTCTTTCGATTGGACGTCGCTTTTCCGGATGTCGTACCTGGAGTCTATTGACATCCTGGACGTAAGAGGTCTTCCGGTCCTGACCAACAATATTATGTTGGGATTCAAGAGTCTAAAATCATTTTCCATTTACGATACCGACGTTACATTTCAACATGATGCTTTCCAGAGGATGAAGCAGTTGGAGTATCTGTCTATATCTAAGGTGGATGTTACAATTTTGG GTAACGGAGTTTTTAACGGATCCAGACTGAAGGAACTCTACTGGACCGACTCTGGTATAATCAAGATTGATAAGAACTGTTTTACACCCCTCAAAAATATCCAGATCATCAATTTGAGTGGTAATAAGATAGAATACCTAGAACCTGAAACATTCTCTGGCTTGAAGAATCTGGAGAGACTTTATCTGAACAGGAACAATTTAGCGACTATTCAATTTAGGCACTTCGCTACTCTGCACAGTCTGACATATCTCGATGTCTCCAAAAATAAGATACCAATCGTAGACGTAGAGGAAGTTTGGAGGAATATACCAAGTCTTCGGAAGATTATTTTGGACAGAAGAAGCCTGCCTGAAGGGTCGAGGAAGAATTCGTTGGACAGACTGGATATTATGTTGGTCTAA